The following are encoded in a window of Pseudomonas multiresinivorans genomic DNA:
- a CDS encoding superoxide dismutase, with product MPHVLPALPYAYDALEPHIDAQTMEIHHSKHHQTYINNLNATLEGTEFAEIPVETLLQKLDRLPEALRGPVINNGGGHANHSLFWTVMAPDGGGYPQEELGRAIDAQLGGYEAFCQAFTKAALTRFGSGWAWLSVDPQGRLVVGSTGNQDSPLMQDNLPILGLDVWEHAYYLRYQNRRPEYIAAFYNVVAWPEVLRRYREARQARGQG from the coding sequence ATGCCTCACGTCCTGCCCGCCTTGCCCTATGCCTACGATGCCCTGGAACCGCACATCGATGCGCAGACCATGGAAATCCACCACAGCAAGCACCACCAGACCTACATCAACAACCTGAACGCCACGCTGGAAGGCACGGAGTTCGCCGAGATTCCGGTGGAAACGTTGCTGCAGAAACTCGACCGCCTGCCCGAGGCACTGCGCGGGCCAGTGATCAACAACGGCGGAGGCCACGCCAACCACTCGTTGTTCTGGACCGTGATGGCGCCGGATGGTGGTGGTTATCCGCAGGAGGAACTGGGCCGGGCCATCGACGCACAACTGGGCGGCTACGAGGCCTTCTGCCAGGCGTTCACCAAGGCCGCGCTGACTCGCTTTGGCAGCGGCTGGGCGTGGCTGAGCGTCGATCCGCAGGGCAGGCTGGTGGTCGGAAGCACTGGCAATCAGGACAGCCCGCTGATGCAGGACAACTTGCCGATCCTCGGGCTGGACGTCTGGGAGCACGCTTACTACCTGCGCTATCAGAATCGCCGACCGGAATACATTGCCGCGTTTTACAACGTCGTCGCCTGGCCGGAGGTACTCCGACGTTACCGCGAGGCGCGGCAGGCGCGGGGACAAGGATGA
- a CDS encoding ZIP family metal transporter, translating into MIVQSLRESGGRNLRWLLGLIIVLGGGLLVVQHLMLLARLSLSAPMYLALHGGMLCALGTALGALPVLLVRSMPARIADAMLGFGAGVMLAATAFSLLLPALEAAEASGRATWLASVLVSLGLALGAFGLAVFGRVLEDAQANIQGVADGKVPARILLFVAAIVLHNIPEGMAVGVAAGGEVQGASGLALGIALQDVPEGLAIALVLAGAGVSRGKAALAGAASGLVEPLFAVLCAWLIGISRMFLPWGLAAAAGAMLYVVVREIIPESQRRGHAAQATQGLIIGFCLMMVLDTSLG; encoded by the coding sequence CTGATCGTGCAGAGCCTGCGTGAAAGCGGAGGACGCAATTTGCGTTGGTTGCTGGGACTGATCATTGTCCTCGGCGGCGGTCTGCTGGTAGTCCAGCACCTGATGCTGTTGGCGCGATTGTCGCTGTCTGCGCCGATGTACCTGGCCTTGCATGGCGGCATGCTCTGCGCGCTCGGCACCGCCCTGGGCGCGCTGCCCGTGCTGCTGGTGCGCAGCATGCCGGCGCGAATCGCTGACGCCATGCTCGGCTTCGGCGCCGGCGTGATGCTGGCGGCCACCGCATTCTCGCTACTGCTTCCCGCGCTGGAGGCGGCTGAAGCCTCGGGCCGGGCCACCTGGCTGGCCTCGGTGCTGGTGAGCCTCGGCCTGGCGCTGGGGGCCTTCGGTCTCGCGGTGTTCGGCCGAGTACTCGAGGACGCGCAGGCCAATATCCAGGGCGTCGCTGATGGAAAGGTGCCCGCGCGCATCCTGCTGTTCGTTGCTGCCATCGTCTTGCACAACATTCCCGAAGGAATGGCCGTCGGAGTCGCCGCCGGGGGAGAAGTGCAAGGCGCCAGCGGTCTTGCGCTGGGCATCGCGCTGCAGGACGTGCCAGAAGGGTTGGCGATTGCGCTGGTGCTGGCCGGGGCGGGCGTGTCACGCGGCAAGGCGGCATTGGCGGGCGCGGCGTCCGGGCTGGTCGAGCCGCTGTTCGCGGTACTCTGCGCCTGGTTGATCGGCATCTCGCGGATGTTCCTGCCCTGGGGGCTGGCCGCGGCAGCGGGAGCGATGCTCTACGTGGTGGTGCGCGAGATCATCCCCGAATCACAGCGGCGCGGCCATGCGGCGCAGGCCACCCAGGGGCTGATCATCGGCTTCTGTCTGATGATGGTGCTGGATACGTCGCTGGGCTGA
- the rapZ gene encoding RNase adapter RapZ, with the protein MRLIIISGRSGSGKSTALNVLEDNGFYCIDNLPASLLPDLAQRALLHTELLHPQVAVSIDARNLPSQLQRFPELLQEARDKHIQCDVLYLDADDETLLKRFSETRRRHPLTTDSRSLAEAIADETHLLAPIADLADLKLNTTNLNLYQLRDVLKLRLLNKPELGTAFLVESFGFKRGMPVDADLVFDVRCLPNPYWKPELREHTGLEVEVQEYLAAQPDVEEMYQDILAYLNKWLPRFAASNRAYVTIAIGCTGGQHRSTYIAERIGQALKETLTNVQIRHRDLS; encoded by the coding sequence ATGCGCCTGATCATCATCAGTGGGAGGTCCGGCTCGGGCAAGAGCACCGCGCTCAACGTACTCGAGGACAACGGCTTCTACTGCATCGACAACCTGCCGGCCAGCCTCCTCCCGGACCTGGCCCAGCGCGCGCTGCTGCACACCGAGCTGCTGCACCCGCAGGTCGCCGTCTCCATCGACGCGCGCAATCTGCCCAGCCAGCTGCAGCGTTTCCCCGAGCTGCTGCAGGAAGCTCGCGACAAGCACATCCAGTGCGACGTGCTGTACCTCGATGCCGATGATGAAACGCTGCTCAAGCGCTTCTCCGAGACCCGCCGGCGCCATCCGCTGACCACCGACAGCCGCTCGCTGGCCGAAGCCATCGCCGACGAGACACACCTGCTGGCACCGATCGCCGACCTGGCGGATCTCAAGCTCAACACCACCAATCTCAACCTGTACCAGCTGCGCGACGTACTCAAGCTGCGCCTGCTGAACAAGCCCGAACTGGGCACCGCCTTCCTGGTCGAATCCTTCGGCTTCAAGCGCGGCATGCCGGTGGACGCGGACCTGGTGTTCGACGTGCGCTGCCTGCCCAATCCCTACTGGAAACCGGAGCTGCGCGAGCACACCGGGCTGGAAGTAGAAGTTCAGGAATACCTGGCGGCACAACCGGATGTCGAGGAGATGTACCAGGACATCCTCGCCTACCTGAACAAGTGGCTGCCGCGCTTTGCCGCGAGCAACCGGGCCTATGTGACCATCGCCATCGGCTGCACCGGTGGCCAGCATCGCTCGACCTATATTGCCGAGCGCATCGGTCAGGCCCTCAAGGAAACCCTCACCAACGTACAGATTCGCCACCGCGACCTGAGCTAA
- the ptsN gene encoding PTS IIA-like nitrogen regulatory protein PtsN, which produces MIRLEQILTPGRSLVNVPGGSKKRVLEQIANLVARELPGFDSQDIFDSLVARERLGSTGFGNGIAIPHCRLPGCQSPISAILHLDHPVDFDALDGAPVDLVFVLLVPEAATEEHLELLRQIASMLDRSDVRDRLRHAANGEDLYRIVVDFQNNGH; this is translated from the coding sequence ATGATCCGACTTGAGCAAATCCTGACCCCCGGCCGTTCCCTCGTGAACGTGCCGGGCGGCAGCAAGAAACGTGTCCTCGAACAAATCGCCAACCTGGTGGCTCGCGAGCTGCCGGGTTTCGATTCCCAAGACATCTTCGACAGCCTGGTGGCCCGGGAACGCCTGGGTTCCACCGGCTTCGGCAATGGCATCGCCATTCCGCACTGCCGCCTCCCCGGCTGCCAGTCACCGATCAGCGCCATCCTGCACCTGGATCACCCGGTAGATTTCGACGCCCTCGACGGCGCGCCGGTCGATCTGGTGTTCGTGCTGCTGGTGCCCGAAGCCGCCACCGAGGAGCACCTGGAACTGCTGCGGCAGATTGCCTCCATGCTCGACCGCTCCGACGTCCGCGACCGCCTGCGTCACGCCGCCAACGGCGAGGACCTGTACCGGATCGTCGTGGACTTCCAGAACAACGGGCACTGA
- a CDS encoding HPr family phosphocarrier protein — translation MPALEITIINKLGLHARAAAKFVGVAGRYPCQVRVGRNPESTVDGKSIMAVMMLAAGKGTNLHLAAEGEQEDEALKALVELINNYFDEGE, via the coding sequence ATGCCCGCCCTCGAAATCACCATCATCAACAAGCTTGGCCTGCACGCCCGTGCGGCGGCCAAATTCGTCGGCGTGGCGGGACGTTATCCCTGCCAGGTTCGCGTAGGGCGCAATCCGGAAAGTACGGTAGACGGCAAGAGCATCATGGCGGTGATGATGCTCGCTGCCGGCAAGGGCACCAATCTGCACCTCGCTGCCGAAGGCGAGCAGGAAGACGAGGCGCTCAAGGCGCTGGTCGAACTGATCAACAACTACTTCGACGAAGGCGAGTGA
- the hpf gene encoding ribosome hibernation-promoting factor, HPF/YfiA family, protein MQVNISGHQLDVTDALRDYVGEKLGRLERHFDKITNVQVIMEVEKLKQKIEATLHIAGGEVVACAEHEDMYAAIDLLTDKLDRQLIKHKEKYLERQQGVGVR, encoded by the coding sequence ATGCAAGTCAACATCAGTGGACATCAACTGGATGTGACCGACGCCCTGCGCGACTATGTCGGCGAGAAACTTGGCCGACTGGAGCGCCACTTCGACAAGATCACCAATGTTCAGGTCATCATGGAGGTCGAGAAGCTGAAGCAGAAAATTGAAGCCACCCTCCACATCGCCGGGGGCGAAGTGGTGGCCTGTGCGGAACATGAAGACATGTACGCGGCCATCGACCTGCTCACCGACAAGCTCGACCGCCAACTGATCAAGCACAAGGAAAAATACCTCGAACGCCAGCAAGGTGTTGGCGTCCGTTAA